DNA from Geobacter sulfurreducens PCA:
GCGGGGATGAACCGATGTGCGGCCCCTTCTCCTTCGGTGACTACTCGTGTTCCCCGCATGCGCGGGGATGAACCGTTTATCGTTGCGAACCGACAGAGGGTGAAATAGTGTTCCCCGCATGCGCGGGGATGAACCGGTGAGTATGCAGCAATGAACATTTCTCTCCTTGTGTTCCCCGCATGCGCGGGGATGAACCCAGATGTGTGCTGAATTCAAGAACCCGCAAGGCGTGTTCCCCGCATGCGCGGGGATGAACCGGACAAAATCAGCGACATTACCACCGTTGGCGAGTGTTCCCCGCATGCGCGGGGATGAACCGGTATTCCCTATGGCCGGAAACACCATCATCGTGTGTTCCCCGCATGCGCGGGGATGAACCGATCGAGGATCTGCTCGTCGGTGATGGTGCCATGTGTTCCCCGCATGCGCGGGGATGAACCGTAACCATGCCCGGATCACTATCGAGTACACCGGTGTTCCCCGCATGCGCGGGGATGAACCGCGCACGAATGTCCTCGGCCCTCCATGCCGTACGTGTTCCCCGCATGCGCGGGGATGAACCGCCGTTACGCCGACCGCCGAGTTTCGGCAAAATGTGTTCCCCGCATGCGCGGGGATGAACCGCACGGAAAAGAGCCCGACTCCGTGAACCAGGCGTGTTCCCCGCATGCGCGGGGATGAACCGCAGGATGGCGTCGAAAAATACTATCGCCGGTCGTGTTCCCCGCATGCGCGGGGATGAACCGGAGTACGACTGGGTACTCATCGACGAGGCGCAGTGTTCCCCGCATGCGCGGGGATGAACCGAGCGGGTAGATGTCCTCCCGGTACTGGGATGCGTGTTCCCCGCATGCGCGGGGATGAACCGGTGCCAAACAAGCCGTCAGTGCTTTTGGCGGGCGTGTTCCCCGCATGCGCGGGGATGAACCGCTTGAGCGACCGCTTCAGAATCGGGATGAGCCGTGTTCCCCGCATGCGCGGGGATGAACCGGCGTTGCCATCTGGGTCCTGATGCTCGACCGCGTGTTCCCCGCATGCGCGGGGATGAACCGGTTTGCCGATACGTGCCGTCCCTGCGCCGACAGTGTTCCCCGCATGCGCGGGGATGAACCGTACCCTCACTAAAGGGCAACAGCACGATTCAAGTGTTCCCCGCATGCGCGGGGATGAACCGCGCTGGCTCACCCTGGCGCAGGGTCTCCGACAGTGTTCCCCGCATGCGCGGGGATGAACCGATGAGGGATGCTTCCGAAGGTAAGATTGAGGCGTGTTCCCCGCATGCGCGGGGATGAACCGAGGTTGGGTGTGGCTTCCTACGATTTTGAGCAGTGTTCCCCGCATGCGCGGGGATGAACCGACTGTAACGTCTGCCATTGGCTCAGGAGGTTTGTGTTCCCCGCATGCGCGGGGATGAACCGATACCAAAACAAAAGACATTATGTCCGACATCGTGTTCCCCGCATGCGCGGGGATGAACCGATCAACTACACCTACACCGTGGCCGCCAGCGGGTGTTCCCCGCATGCGCGGGGATGAACCGCTATCCGGTTCATTTTTTCATTGGTGAGATAGGTGTTCCCCGCATGCGCGGGGATGAACCGGCTGCGAGGCTGCACAGACGAATCCTGGAAGGGTGTTCCCCGCATGCGCGGGGATGAACCGGGGATCACCTGATGGACGCAACCCGCTACCTAGTGTTCCCCGCATGCGCGGGGATGAACCGAGTGGCCCCACCGGCAGTATAGCCGGTTCCGCGTGTTCCCCGCATGCGCGGGGATGAACCGGTGCTGGGACTCTTCGCGCAGGGCGCCCATATGTGTTCCCCGCATGCGCGGGGATGAACCGGAGCTTCGGCGGGTTTTGCGGATGCTGGTTTAGTGTTCCCCGCATGCGCGGGGATGAACCGAAATTGCGACTATCCTCACCAAGTTGGCAAAGGTGTTCCCCGCATGCGCGGGGATGAACCGACGCTACTTTTTATCGCTGGGATCATTGCAATGTGTTCCCCGCATGCGCGGGGATGAACCGGTTGTCCAGAGGGTCAGCCATTTGGAGCTTGGGTGTTCCCCGCATGCGCGGGGATGAACCGGAGTTGCAGCCCCTCACCGGACGGAGTCGCTAGTGTTCCCCGCATGCGCGGGGATGAACCGGCTTCTTTGAAGCTGGGGACAATATCCCTGCTGTGTTCCCCGCATGCGCGGGGATGAACCGACCTCAAACAGAGCATCAACGCGGCCCACTCCGTGTTCCCCGCATGCGCGGGGATGAACCGCCGGAGCCTGGGAGATCGGCAAGAACTACCTGGTGTTCCCCGCATGCGCGGGGATGAACCGGGTAAACCCGTCCCCACAGTCACGATGGTGGTGTGTTCCCCGCATGCGCGGGGATGAACCGGCGACAACTATGCTGGGGTCGTGTACTTGCCAGTGTTCCCCGCATGCGCGGGGATGAACCGGTGTACTTACTTCCGTGTTGGTTCTCTCTGCGGTGTTCCCCGCATGCGCGGGGATGAACCGCCGGTCTTGAGGGTCCAGCTTTCCTGCTCGAAGTGTTCCCCGCATGCGCGGGGATGAACCGCAGTCGATACTCACCGATATCTCGTCAATAACGTGTTCCCCGCATGCGCGGGGATGAACCGGGAAACAGCACGATTCAACTGGTGTGTAACACGTGTTCCCCGCATGCGCGGGGATGAACCGAAGAAGGCCGGCTGCCATACATTCCGCCATAGGTGTTCCCCGCATGCGCGGGGATGAACCGCTACGCAATGGCTCACTAATGTGGTCCATACGGTGTTCCCCGCATGCGCGGGGATGAACCGATGTTCAAAGCGTTGCGCCAGTGGTTAACGTCGTGTTCCCCGCATGCGCGGGGATGAACCGCGGATGCCGAAGGGGGCAATTTGCTTACGGGTGTGTTCCCCGCATGCGCGGGGATGAACCGCCAAAACCGCCAAGGACAACTACGAGGCGCAGGTGTTCCCCGCATGCGCGGGGATGAACCGGTGGATATCAAGCGCCTGACCCTGGAAACTGCGTGTTCCCCGCATGCGCGGGGATGAACCGCTGCGCAAACAGTTTGAGGGTCAGGTGGTGGAGTGTTCCCCGCATGCGCGGGGATGAACCGTTGACGGAAGCGTTTCGGTATCGGAAGGCATTGTGTTCCCCGCATGCGCGGGGATGAACCGGTGATTCCAGTGGCCCCAGCGGCAGTGCTGCCGTGTTCCCCGCACATGCGGGGATGAACCGGGTTTCTACGGCCAGTACCGGGGCGAAAAGAAGTGTTCCCCGCACATGCGGGGATGAACCGTTGTCACGCTTCGCGGCGCAGAACCGGAAACAGTGTTCCCCGCACATGCGGGGATGAACCGGAGCCAGAACCATGAATATATTAGACGGGGCAGTGTTCCCCGCACATGCGGGGATGAACCGGTGGGCTCCATGCTGCGACCGCGCACTAGAACGTGTTCCCCGCACATGCGGGGATGAACCGCCTTTACATCGGTTTTCATGGCCTTGATAAAGGTGTTCCCCGCACATGCGGGGATGAACCGCACGTGCACTCGGTTGAGGATGTCGCCATAAGGTGTTCCCCGCACATGCGGGGATGAACCGACGCCTATGACCACGCGGCGAAGATCATCGGTGTGTTCCCCGCACATGCGGGGATGAACCGCGGTAGACCTACTGGTGGACTCCGGGCTCTCCCGTGTTCCCCGCACATGCGGGGATGAACCGCCGCTCCAGTTCGGCAACGTGGACCAGATCCGGTGTTCCCCGCACATGCGGGGATGAACCGGTAGAATGGCTTTTCGGCGACGCGCTCCGAGAGTGTTCCCCGCACATGCGGGGATGAACCGTGGACGAGCGCAGTCAGGAGAAGTTGCTCGTCGTGTTCCCCGCACATGCGGGGATGAACCGCTCCAACGAATTGCCGCCATCGAGCGCCATCAGTGTTCCCCGCACATGCGGGGATGAACCGACAATTCCGCCGGTGCGGTAGATGTGTTGGTAGTGTTCCCCGCACATGCGGGGATGAACCGTCCAGCATTGCCTTGCCGTGTCCGGATTTGCGGTGTTCCCCGCCTGCGCGGGGATGAACCGCCCTTTCGGAGTGCAAGGGCTTGTGTTCACGGGACGGGATGGCCTGGAGCCGGACGATGCGTGTCTGCTCCTAATGGCTTCATCCATTTCTGCAACGTGTAGTTACGGTGGTGCTCTTTGGAAAAAAGAAGACGGCCCCCATCATCGGGAGCCGTCTTCTTGTCGTTCAAGTCCGCACGCATGCGGACGGGCCGCAACTTCTTACTGGATCGTCAGGTTGTTGACCACGAGCGCGCCGTTGGTGATGGTGAAGACCCCCTGCAGGGTCGTCATGCCGGTGCTGGTGCCGAAGAGCGCGTCGTAACCGCCGCGGAACGTGACGGTGCCGGTGGTGTTCAGGTTGACTGCAGGTTCGACGAACAGAACCCCAAAGGCCTGGATGGTGTTGCCTGAAGCCGCTGCAGTGAATGCGGCCGCCAGGCTCGGATAGTAGGTAGTGTTGATCCGGACCGGGTTGGTGGTGGGCGAGATGCCTGTACCACTCAGGCTGATGTTCGGCACGGGAGAGGCGGCGTCATTGGAAGTGATCTGCAGGTTAGCCGTCACAATCCCTGCTGTCGTGGGAGCGAACGTGACGGAGAAGGTGCAGTTGGCGGCCGGGGCGATCGTCACCGGCAGGGTGCCGCAGGAACCGTTCTGGATCGTGAACATGGCCGCATTGCCGCCCGATGGGGTGAACGCGGTTACATCAAGGGGCAGTTGTCCGGTGTTGGTTACGGTGATGTTAGTCGGGCTCGAGGTGAAGCCGACGGTTACGTTACCGAAGTTTGCCGTCAGCGGGGAAACCGTGATTATCGGTCTGGAGATGACGGCCGTGTCGGCGGAAAGGACGTTGGACACCGGCGAATCGCCGAGGGCGTTGTAGGCGACTACCCGATACCGGTAGGTGGTCGTCGAGTTGACCGCCAGGTCGGTATAGCTGGTGGCGTTCGCCAGAGCCGTCCCGATGGGGGCGAAGTCGGTGCAGCTGCTGCCGGCGCAGCGCTCGACCCGGAAGCCGATTTCGTTTTTCGGGTTGCCCAGAGTCGTGGGCGCGCTCGGCGGCGTAGAATCGGTCCAGTTGAGCACCACGCTGTTGACGGTGACGATGGCCGTGTTCAGGGTCGGCGCGTCCGGCAGGTTGGTGACGGGAATGAACTGCATGGGCCGCATCATGTCGTTTTCTTCATGGCTCAGGATGTGGCAGTGCCAGACGTATTCCCAGTCGAAGTTCATGAATCGGTTGATGTTGGGCGTTGCCCATGCCTGACCGGTTGTCGGGTCGACCATGGAGAGCTCGGTGGTGTCGCCGAGGGGGGTTGCCGGGTTCAGGGGACGGAAGCTGTTGGGCACGCCGAACGGCATCTTGGGCTTAACCGGCTTCATGGCGACGATGGTGTCCTCGAGCGGACTGATCCGGACGGTATCCTTCCAGCCCAGTTCGGTGGGGTCGGGCAGGCGGATGAAGCCGTCCCAGCCGACCCGGTTGAGCACCTGGACGTCGAAGAGGTGGAAGTGGACCGGGTGCGTGTCCACGCCGTTGTGGGTGATTTTCCAGATCTGGATGCCGTCTTCCTGGAGCACTTCCGTTGCCGGGTCGCTGTAGGTCTGGACGATGAAGTTGACGCGGCCGGCGCCGGGGGTGATCAGTTCGAGGCCGAGGGCGGCGCGCATGCGGCCGTAGTCGTCGAAGGTTTCGCCCTGCTCGTCCTGGATCGCCTTGAACTTCATGGGCATGCCGCCTTTGGTGGTCTTGGTGGGATCCCAGGGCAGGGGCGTGGTGTCGGCAGGGTTGTACTGGTAGGTGGTTGATCCGTCGCTGCCGATGAAGTTGAGGACCTTGTCGTTGATGCGGGAGACGCCCCAGTTGGGCCACGAGGTGGGGAACACCCGGTCGTAGGCCTTGTTGTAGGCATCATAGGTTTCGGGGAACAGGAAGGCGCTGAAGACAGCAGGGTCGCCGGCGGGGTTCATGTTGCCCTGACCCACGATGATCGGGTCCTGTGAGCGCTGGAAGACGCTGGGCTGGCCTCCGGAGTTGCTGCCCGAGGTGAAGGCGGCCTGCAGCGCGGCGAGGTTGAAAGGAGCACCGGCGCCGGCTGCGACGCGAATTTTCATGATGGTGCGGGTGTTGGGGCCGAAGCCGGCCAGCGTGGTGTCGGCGCCGCCCATGGCGCGGTTGTCCGGTGCGCCGGTGTAGTAGTCGTAGTGCGGATCAATTGCGGGCCAGGGGGCAGGCGCGTCATTGTAGAGGATCAGGGTCTGTCCGGCGTACTGGGAGAAGTCGACGATCACGTCGGCCCGTTCGGCGGGGCCAAGTATGAGCGAGCCGCCGTTGACGTTACCGGCGTTGAAGGTGGTTACGTCGTTGTTCCAGGTGACCGGGTGGCTGGGAATGACCACGGGCTTGGGCAGGAAGCCGCCCTCGGTGCCGATCATGACCCAGTCGGGACCCCGGGTGGTCCAGTCGGGGATGCCGCCGGGACGGCCGTCGGCAGGCCACGTGGCGGGCCAGGTCGGATCCGTCGAGTAGTCCAGGGCCGGAAGCATTTTCACTTCTGTCTCGGTGGCACAACCGCCGAGCGCCAGACACTTGGCGTCGGAGCCCGGCGTGGCGTTGGGATCCACCGTCGGATCGGCCTTGTAGAGCTGCAGGTTGACGAACCGGTCATGGTTCGCGTTGAGGACGCGGAGCCGGTAGGGCTTGGGATCCACGTCGACGACCGGATAGGCGGTGCCGTTGA
Protein-coding regions in this window:
- a CDS encoding choice-of-anchor D domain-containing protein; the encoded protein is MTSARMLLATAIAILTLGSGTGTALAFLKPDKTPIGPGDTPDYLTTPNWANSPPMRKFVDTLPGLGSGNANNLGQFLSVAVPDITTYPGSDYYEIELRQYSEQMHSDLPPTTLRGYVQVNNGTDTTSCTDPSLNLATPCTTANNTVAPAPGPRHLGPIIVAQKDRPVRVKFINKLPTGAGGNLFIPVDQTVMGSGPFQIDYDPVTKQATALKSGTFTQNRAELHLHGGRTPWISDGTPHQWITPAGEMTDYPTGVSVENVPDMPDPGPGAQTYYWTNQQSSRMLFYHDHAWGITRLNVYVGEAAGYLIRDAVEQELITAGTIPSAELPLVIEDKTFVDPATIVATDPTWAWGSQPWTGTGPMTPVKGDLWWPHVYMPAQNPFDITGIAPMGRWAYGPYFWPATNNPFQPIPNPYYSAACDPAGDPATTPGLLGGPYGQFCQPPEIPSTPNPSWGAEAFMDTPLVNGTAYPVVDVDPKPYRLRVLNANHDRFVNLQLYKADPTVDPNATPGSDAKCLALGGCATETEVKMLPALDYSTDPTWPATWPADGRPGGIPDWTTRGPDWVMIGTEGGFLPKPVVIPSHPVTWNNDVTTFNAGNVNGGSLILGPAERADVIVDFSQYAGQTLILYNDAPAPWPAIDPHYDYYTGAPDNRAMGGADTTLAGFGPNTRTIMKIRVAAGAGAPFNLAALQAAFTSGSNSGGQPSVFQRSQDPIIVGQGNMNPAGDPAVFSAFLFPETYDAYNKAYDRVFPTSWPNWGVSRINDKVLNFIGSDGSTTYQYNPADTTPLPWDPTKTTKGGMPMKFKAIQDEQGETFDDYGRMRAALGLELITPGAGRVNFIVQTYSDPATEVLQEDGIQIWKITHNGVDTHPVHFHLFDVQVLNRVGWDGFIRLPDPTELGWKDTVRISPLEDTIVAMKPVKPKMPFGVPNSFRPLNPATPLGDTTELSMVDPTTGQAWATPNINRFMNFDWEYVWHCHILSHEENDMMRPMQFIPVTNLPDAPTLNTAIVTVNSVVLNWTDSTPPSAPTTLGNPKNEIGFRVERCAGSSCTDFAPIGTALANATSYTDLAVNSTTTYRYRVVAYNALGDSPVSNVLSADTAVISRPIITVSPLTANFGNVTVGFTSSPTNITVTNTGQLPLDVTAFTPSGGNAAMFTIQNGSCGTLPVTIAPAANCTFSVTFAPTTAGIVTANLQITSNDAASPVPNISLSGTGISPTTNPVRINTTYYPSLAAAFTAAASGNTIQAFGVLFVEPAVNLNTTGTVTFRGGYDALFGTSTGMTTLQGVFTITNGALVVNNLTIQ